A genome region from Pithys albifrons albifrons isolate INPA30051 chromosome 24, PitAlb_v1, whole genome shotgun sequence includes the following:
- the TAF12 gene encoding transcription initiation factor TFIID subunit 12 isoform X2, with amino-acid sequence MNQFGPSTLINLSNFSSIKPEPASTPPQSSMANSTTVAKMPGTPSGGGRLSPESNQVLTKKKLQDLVREVDPNEQLDEDVEEMLLQIADDFIESVVTAACQLARHRKSNTLEVKDVQLHLERQWNMWIPGFGSEEIRPYKKACTTEAHKQRMALIRKTTKK; translated from the exons ATGAACCAGTTTGGCCCTTCTACCTTGATCAACCTCTCCAACTTCTCTTCCATCAAGCCAGAGCCAGCCAGCACTCCCCCCCAGAGCTCCATGGCCAACAGCACCACCGTGGCCAAGATGCCAGGAACACCCAGTGGAGGAGGGAGACTCAGCCCTGAGAGCAACCAG GTTCTAACCAAGAAGAAATTGCAGGACTTGGTGCGTGAGGTGGATCCCAACGAGCAGCTGGATGAAGATGTGGAGGAG atgctgctgcagaTTGCTGATGATTTCATCGAGAGCGTGGTCACCGCCGCCTGCCAGCTCGCGCGGCACCGCAAGTCCAACACCCTCGAGGTCAAAGATGTCCAGTTGCACCTCG AGCGCCAGTGGAACATGTGGATCCCGGGCTTTGGTTCGGAAGAAATCAGGCCCTACAAAAAAGCCTGCACTACAGAGGCTCACAAACAG AGGATGGCACTGATCCGCAAAACCACCAAGAAATAG
- the LOC139682499 gene encoding ras-related protein Rab-39B-like, with product MEPRWQYQFRVIMLGDSTVGKSSLLRRYTEGTFLDAVNQTVGVDFYVQFVELEPGLRVKLQFWDTAGQERFRSVTRSYYRNSAGGMLLFDLTNRASFESVRRWHREVTDTVRPSRLVFLLVGHKSDLGGQRRVGRREAERLAASLGAQYVETSAKDASNVALAFQMLTVAIYQALLTGRLAATGAWNGVKSSVPLPVPPRDREPEKEEKRKRCSC from the exons ATGGAGCCGCGGTGGCAGTACCAGTTCCGGGTGATCATGCTGGGGGACTCCACGGTGGGCAAATCGTCCCTGCTGCGGCGCTACACCGAGGGCACCTTCCTGGACGCCGTCAACCAGACAGTGGGGGTGGATTTCTACGTCCAGTTTGTGGAGCTGGAGCCGGGGCTGAGGGTGAAGCTGCAGTTCTGGGACACGGCCGGGCAGGAGAGGTTCAG GTCTGTGACTCGCTCCTACTACCGCAACTCCGCCGGGGGGATGCTGCTCTTCGACCTCACCAACCGCGCGTCCTTCGAGAGCGTTCGGCGCTGGCACCGCGAGGTGACGGACACGGTGCGGCCCTCCCGCCTCGTCTTCCTGCTGGTGGGGCACAAGAGCGACCTGGGCGGGCAGCGCCGGGTGGGCCGCAGGGAGGCCGAGAGGTTGGCAGCGTCCCTGGGCGCTCAGTACGTGGAGACCTCGGCCAAGGACGCCTCCAACGTGGCACTGGCATTCCAGATGCTGACGGTGGCCATTTACCAGGCGCTGCTCACCGGGCGCTTGGCGGCCACCGGGGCGTGGAACGGGGTGAAGAGCAGCgtccccctccctgtgccaccccggGACAGGGAgccagagaaggaggagaagaggaagaggtgCTCCTGCTAG
- the TRNAU1AP gene encoding tRNA selenocysteine 1-associated protein 1 isoform X1, which produces MAASLWMGDLEPYMDENFVSRAFATMGELVLSVKIIRNRLTGIPAGYCFVEFADLATAEKCLHKINGKPLPGATPAKRFKLNYATYGKQPDNSPEYSLFVGDLTPDVDDGMLYEFFVKVYPSCRGGKVVLDQAGVSKGYGFVKFTDELEQKRALTECQGAVGLGSKPVRLSVAIPKANRVKPMEYNQMYNYNYNQYYQQYHNYYAQWGYDQNTGSYSYSYPQYGYTQSTMQTYEEVGEDALEDPTPQLDVHEANKQFMEQSEELYDALMDCHWQPLDTVSSEIPAVL; this is translated from the exons ATGGCCGCCAGCCTGTGGATGGGGGAC cTGGAGCCGTATATGGATGAAAACTTTGTTTCAAGAGCCTTTGCCACCATGGGAGAGCTTGTACTGAGTGTAAAAATCATTCGAAACAGGTTGACAGG AATTCCAGCAGGCTATTGCTTTGTAGAATTTGCAGATCTAGCTACTGCAGAGAAATGTTTACACAAAATCAATGGAAAACCTCTTCCTGGTGCTACTCCG GCAAAGCGATTTAAATTGAATTATGCAACGTATGGAAAACAACCTGATAACAG TCCAGAATATTCCCTTTTTGTGGGAGACCTGACTCCTGATGTGGATGATGGGATGTTGTATGAATTTTTTGTTAAAGTTTATCCATCATGTAGAGGTGGAAAAGTTGTTTTGGACCAGGCAGGAGTATCCAA gggATACGGGTTTGTGAAGTTCACAGATGAACTGGAGCAGAAGAGAGCACTGACAGAGTGTCAGGGAGCTGTGGGGTTGGGCTCTAAACCTGTACGATTGAGTGTGGCTATACCCAAAGC taaccGTGTGAAACCCATGGAGTACAATCAGATGTACAACTATAATTACAACCAGTATTACCAACAGTACCACAACTACTACGCCCAGTGGGGGTACGACCAGAACACGGGCAGTTACAGCTACAGTTACCCCCAGTATGGCTACACACAGAGCACCATGCAG ACATATGAAGAAGTTGGGGAGGATGCATTGGAAG ATCCCACGCCTCAGTTGGACGTCCACGAAGCAAATAAGCAGTTCATGGAGCAGAGTGAAGAGCTTTATGATGCCTTGATGGACTGTCACTGGCAGCCTTTGGACACTGTCTCCTCAGAGATCCCAGCTGTGTTATAG
- the LOC139682430 gene encoding ras-related protein Rab-42-like has protein sequence MGTVTDPAQDPGSEGHFQFRIIVLGDAAVGKSSLLRCFAEGPGGGPGGATTPGPTVGVEFYSRTVSLPPASTAKLQLWDTAGQERFRSITRSFYRSAAGVLLVFDLTNRASFERIPEWHREAAGDGHPPAFVLVGHKCDLEAERAVSAEEAAHLAASLGMAFVETSARSNINVELAFQMLAGGIQRELSRGVLTPHRGCDGIRLIPSRSHHQRPARGEHQQRCQC, from the exons ATGGGGACAGTGACAGACCCCGCGCAGGACCCCGGCTCCGAGGGGCACTTCCAGTTCCGCATCATCGTGCTGGGGGACGCGGCCGTGGGCAAGTCCTCGCTGCTGCGCTGCTTCGCCGAGGGGCCGGGCGGGGGTCCCGGCGGGGCGACCACGCCCGGCCCCACCGTGGGCGTCGAGTTCTACAGCCGGACCGTGTCGCTGCCGCCCGCGAGCACGGccaagctgcagctctgggacacGGCGGGCCAGGAGCGCTTCAG ATCCATCACCAGGTCCTTCTACCGGAGCGCGGCCGGGGTGCTGCTGGTGTTCGACCTCACCAACCGCGCGTCCTTCGAGCGCATCCCCGAGTGGCACCGCGAGGCCGCGGGGGACGGGCACCCTCCCGCCTTTGTCCTGGTGGGACACAAGTGCGACCTGGAGGCCGAGCGCGCCGTGTCGGCCGAGGAGGCGGCACACCTCGCCGCCAGCCTGGGCATGGCCTTCGTGGAGACCTCGGCACGCAGCAACATCAACGTGGAGTTGGCCTTCCAGATGCTGGCTGGGGGCATCCAGCGGGAGCTGAGCCGGGGGGTCCTCACCCCACACCGGGGCTGTGACGGCATCAGGCTCATCCCCAGCCGGAGCCACCACCAGCGCCCGGCACGGGGGGAGCACCAGCAGCGCTGCCAGTGCTGA
- the TAF12 gene encoding transcription initiation factor TFIID subunit 12 isoform X1, producing the protein MASAPSGPTAVADVIKDLDTQIALIGFSPHNPKKKQDLDKLYDLKSKAQQIMNQFGPSTLINLSNFSSIKPEPASTPPQSSMANSTTVAKMPGTPSGGGRLSPESNQVLTKKKLQDLVREVDPNEQLDEDVEEMLLQIADDFIESVVTAACQLARHRKSNTLEVKDVQLHLERQWNMWIPGFGSEEIRPYKKACTTEAHKQRMALIRKTTKK; encoded by the exons ATGGCCTCTGCACCCTCTGGGCCCACAGCAGTTGCTGATGTAATTAAAGATCTAGACACTCAGATAGCT ttgATTGGTTTCAGTCCCCACAACCCCAAGAAGAAGCAGGACCTGGACAAGCTTTATGATCTCAAATCTAAAGCCCAGCAGATTATGAACCAGTTTGGCCCTTCTACCTTGATCAACCTCTCCAACTTCTCTTCCATCAAGCCAGAGCCAGCCAGCACTCCCCCCCAGAGCTCCATGGCCAACAGCACCACCGTGGCCAAGATGCCAGGAACACCCAGTGGAGGAGGGAGACTCAGCCCTGAGAGCAACCAG GTTCTAACCAAGAAGAAATTGCAGGACTTGGTGCGTGAGGTGGATCCCAACGAGCAGCTGGATGAAGATGTGGAGGAG atgctgctgcagaTTGCTGATGATTTCATCGAGAGCGTGGTCACCGCCGCCTGCCAGCTCGCGCGGCACCGCAAGTCCAACACCCTCGAGGTCAAAGATGTCCAGTTGCACCTCG AGCGCCAGTGGAACATGTGGATCCCGGGCTTTGGTTCGGAAGAAATCAGGCCCTACAAAAAAGCCTGCACTACAGAGGCTCACAAACAG AGGATGGCACTGATCCGCAAAACCACCAAGAAATAG
- the TRNAU1AP gene encoding tRNA selenocysteine 1-associated protein 1 isoform X2, with product MDENFVSRAFATMGELVLSVKIIRNRLTGIPAGYCFVEFADLATAEKCLHKINGKPLPGATPAKRFKLNYATYGKQPDNSPEYSLFVGDLTPDVDDGMLYEFFVKVYPSCRGGKVVLDQAGVSKGYGFVKFTDELEQKRALTECQGAVGLGSKPVRLSVAIPKANRVKPMEYNQMYNYNYNQYYQQYHNYYAQWGYDQNTGSYSYSYPQYGYTQSTMQTYEEVGEDALEDPTPQLDVHEANKQFMEQSEELYDALMDCHWQPLDTVSSEIPAVL from the exons ATGGATGAAAACTTTGTTTCAAGAGCCTTTGCCACCATGGGAGAGCTTGTACTGAGTGTAAAAATCATTCGAAACAGGTTGACAGG AATTCCAGCAGGCTATTGCTTTGTAGAATTTGCAGATCTAGCTACTGCAGAGAAATGTTTACACAAAATCAATGGAAAACCTCTTCCTGGTGCTACTCCG GCAAAGCGATTTAAATTGAATTATGCAACGTATGGAAAACAACCTGATAACAG TCCAGAATATTCCCTTTTTGTGGGAGACCTGACTCCTGATGTGGATGATGGGATGTTGTATGAATTTTTTGTTAAAGTTTATCCATCATGTAGAGGTGGAAAAGTTGTTTTGGACCAGGCAGGAGTATCCAA gggATACGGGTTTGTGAAGTTCACAGATGAACTGGAGCAGAAGAGAGCACTGACAGAGTGTCAGGGAGCTGTGGGGTTGGGCTCTAAACCTGTACGATTGAGTGTGGCTATACCCAAAGC taaccGTGTGAAACCCATGGAGTACAATCAGATGTACAACTATAATTACAACCAGTATTACCAACAGTACCACAACTACTACGCCCAGTGGGGGTACGACCAGAACACGGGCAGTTACAGCTACAGTTACCCCCAGTATGGCTACACACAGAGCACCATGCAG ACATATGAAGAAGTTGGGGAGGATGCATTGGAAG ATCCCACGCCTCAGTTGGACGTCCACGAAGCAAATAAGCAGTTCATGGAGCAGAGTGAAGAGCTTTATGATGCCTTGATGGACTGTCACTGGCAGCCTTTGGACACTGTCTCCTCAGAGATCCCAGCTGTGTTATAG
- the LOC139682432 gene encoding discoidin, CUB and LCCL domain-containing protein 1-like translates to MRAGGGAASGALALALLRRCLLLGPLGLRPAAGQDGNGCGHTLLAPHSGTLSSKNYPGTYPNHTVCRWRLRAPSGTSLLLAFGDVDLEPSEHCAHSSLLLSDPQAGTAYGPYCRNSVPSAPLLVTNSSSVTVLFNSTSHRSGRGLLLSYATSQHPDLVSCLVRGTHYTQEHVSVYCPAGCKDIHGDIWGNPSQGYRDTSVLCKAAVHAGVIADELGGQVTLSREKGITLYESAFANGLHSKRGSLSEKRLIFHKACDDVLEVAAFNASSCWHEVDVLGQTRAWVAERAALGTAGHSWAAEPGAEAAWLELDLGTRRNVTGIITKGSSEQHDYYVTFYRVSSSRDGKNWKPYRASGGQEDKVFEGNADSHGEVSNSFIPPIVARYVRVTPQRWHQRMALKVALLGCPLARVRAPRPYVPSVPKEFSVPTSRPSTRTPIPGIALDPEKADSTLLVMLLIGGFVLLCSILLLLVFLCHRKRKSAAELNCGITKEYPKPEPSQVCSLQSLQLPSLASFPTAPTPGELSRNHSPEYAEPDLVQVSPSSQTGPSTFKPLLDEGYTLPLVLSHYDVPGKHHEYAEPLPPEPEYATPFGEPEPPGTRRSPCGIAGPPGGLPVRYRTPALRPGERPAGAERTGSPEGAHGDCDLAHVYHEAL, encoded by the exons ggaatggctgtggCCACACGCTGCTGGCACCCCACAGTGGCACCCTGAGCTCCAAGAACTACCCTGGCACGTATCCCAACCACACCGTGTGCCGCTGGCGGCTGCGGGCACCCTCGggcacctccctgctcctggcgTTTGGGGACGTGGACCTGGAGCCCTCGGAGCACTgtgcccacagctccctgctgctctcagacccccaggctggcactgcctaCG GGCCCTACTGCAGGAACTCcgtcccctctgccccactccTGGTGACAAACTCCAGCTCTGTGACCGTCCTGTTCAACAGCACCAGCCACCGCTCAGGGCGAGGCCTCCTTCTGTCCTATGCCACCTCACAGCACCCAG ACCTGGTCTCCTGCCTGGTTCGAGGCACCCACTACACACAGGAGCACGTCAG CGTGTACTGCCCCGCGGGCTGCAAGGACATCCATGGTGACATCTGGGGCAACCCAAGCCAGGGCTACCGGGAT ACCTCAGTGCTGTGCAAGGCCGCCGTGCACGCCGGGGTGATCGCCGACGAGCTGGGCGGGCAGGTCACGCTGTCCCGGGAGAAGGGCATCACCCTCTACGAGTCAGCCTTTGCCAACGGGCTCCACTCCAAAAG GGGATCCCTCTCGGAGAAGCGACTTATATTCCACAAAG CCTGTGACGATGTGCTAGAGGTGGCCGCCTTCAACGCCTCGTCCTGCTGGCACGAGGTGGATGTGCTGGGCCAGACCAGGGCCTGGGTGGCCGAACGGGCAGCGCTTGGCACTGCTGGCCACTCCTGGGCAGCCGAACCCGGAGCCGAGGCCGCCTGGCTGGAGCTGGACCTGGGCACCCGCAGGAATGTCACAG GCATCATCACAAAGGGCTCCTCTGAGCAGCACGATTACTACGTGACCTTCTACCGGGTCTCCTCCAGCCGCGACGGGAAGAACTGGAAACCCTACAGGGCCAGCGGTGGCCAggaggacaag GTCTTTGAGGGAAATGCCGACAGCCACGGGGAGGTTTCCAACTCCTTCATCCCCCCCATCGTCGCCCGCTACGTCCGTGTCACACCCCAGAGGTGGCACCAGCGCATGGCCCTCAAGGTGGCCCTCCTGGGCTGCCCTCTGGCGCGGGTCCGTGCGCCCCGGCCCTACG tgcccagtgTCCCCAAGGAGTTCTCTGTCCCCACCAGCCGCCCATCTACTCGCACCCCCATCCCTGGCATCGCCCTGGACCCAGAGAAGGCAG acTCCACACTGCTGGTGATGCTGCTCATTGGTGGGTTTGTGCTCctctgctccatcctcctgctcctggtttTCCTCTGCCACAGGAAGAG GaaatcagcagcagagctgaactGTGGGATCACAAAAG agtACCCCAAGCCGGAGCCGAGCCAGgtgtgctccctgcagagcctgcagctccccagcctGGCCTCCTTCCCCACGGCACCCACACCGGGGGAGCTCAGCCGGAACCATTCCCCAG AGTATGCCGAGCCAGACCTGGTGCAGGTGAGCCCCAGCAGCCAGACGGGTCCCTCCACCTTCAAGCCGCTGCTGGACGAGGGGTACACGCTGCCGCTGGTCCTGAGCCACTACGACGTGCCGGGCAAACACCACGAGTACGCGGAGCCGCTGCCCCCGGAGCCCGAGTACGCCACACCCTTCGGCGAGCCTGAGCCCCCGGGGACGCGCCGGAGCCCCTGCGGCATCGCGGGGCCCCCCGGCGGCCTCCCGGTGCGGTACCGGACCCCCGCCCTGCGGCCCGGGGAGCGGCCGGCCGGGGCCGAGCGGACTGGCAGCCCCGAGGGGGCCCACGGGGACTGTGACCTCGCACACGTGTATCACGAAGCCTTGTGA